In the Cloacibacillus sp. genome, GGTTCATGAGTTCCATATATCTTATAGCCTTCGGTGCGGCGCAGTTTCCGCTTGGCGTCTTTCTTGACAGCCGCGGCGCGCGTGCGACGCTTGCGCCGCTTTTGTTTTTTGCGGTGGCGGGCGCGCTCGTTTTTTCGCAGGCGCACGGCCTGGGCGCGCTTGTGATCTCACGCGCGCTCATCGGAATCGGGCTTTCCGGCAGCCTTATGGCCGCCTTCAAGGGGTACGCCGACAGGCTTCCGACCGCTNNNNNNNNNNACAGCCTGCAGTGCTTCATGGGCGGGCTGGGCGGCATGTGCGCGACGCGCCCTATGGCGGTAGCCTTCGGATTTTTTGGCTGGAGGCCGGTTTTTGTAGCTCTTGCTTTTTTCTGCCTTGCGATTTCTGCGCTCATTTGGTTTTCCGTGCCGAAGTATGCCGCGCAGGCTAAGACGCGGCACGTCGGTTTTATGAAACTTCTTTTGCAGATGTTTTCTTATTTCAAAGACCGGCGCTTCTGGGACGCGGCGGCAATTTCTACATGCGCTCAGGCCGTAATGTTCTCCTTTTTGTATCTGTGGATAGCGCCGTGGATGCACGACGTAGCCGGCATGGAAAGCCGTGAGGCGGAGTTTTATATGATGCTTGCCTTTTTCGGCACGGCGCTTGGATATCTGCTGAACGGCATTCTGGCCGATTTTTTAAAAAGACGCGCGGGGCTTTCATGGGAGCGTCTTTATCTTCTCTCCGGCCTTTTGCTGACGATCCTGCTTGGCCTCATCTGCGCCATAAACGGCAGGGCCGCAGCGCCTCTTTGGGGCGTCGTCATGTTCCTCTGTAATATGACGATGATATCTTTTCCCATAATGCGTACACTATACGCGGAAAACGAAGTGGGGCGCGTGTTGTCGCTGCTTAATTTCACAATATTTTTATGTTCGTTTTTAGCTCAGTGGTTCATTGGCGCGGTGCTTGAATGCTATCCTGTGACGCGGGCCGGTTTTTCGCCCGCCGGTTATCAGGCGGCCATCGCCGTCATAGTAGCGCTGAACGCGGCCGGCGTCCTCTGGTATGCTTATTCTATGAAGAGGACGAAAACTGCGTAATTTAAATTTGTAAGGGGGTAACTTGCGGATGTCGAAAATTTATCACATCACCGCGGACGAGGTTCGGAAAAAGGTCTGCGAGCTTGCGCTCATGGCGAACATGTATCTGCCCGAGGACGTATCTTGCGCTCTGCGTGAGGCTAAGGCCGCCGAGCGTTCGCCTCTTGCGCGTTCCGTATACGATGAGATCATAAAGAACGCGGAGCTTGCGGCGCAGAAGTATATGCCTATATGTCAGGACTGCGGTATGGCGGTGCTTTTTATCAACATAGGTCAGGACCTGCACGTGGAGGGCGGAGACGTCGAAGCCGCCGTAAACGACGGGGTGCGCGACGCCTATAAGAGCGGCTCGCTGCGCAAGTCAGTCGTGGCCGACCCTCTCATAGACCGCGTGAACACGGGAGACAACACTCCGGCCGTTATCCACTGGCGGATAGTGCCGGGGCATTCTCTTGATATAGCTATAACGCCGAAGGGCATGGGCAGCGAGAACATGAGCCGCATCTATATGCTGAAGCCGGCGGACGGTGCGGAGGGCGTCATAAAAGCGGTGGTTGAGACGGTGCGCCTTGCCGGTTCAAACCCGTGCCCGCCCATAGTTATCGGGGTAGGCATCGGCGGCAACTTTGAAACAGCTCCGCTTGCGGCAAAGAGCGCGCTTCTGCGGCGCTGCGGAGAGCGAAATCCTACCCCGGCCTACGCCGAGATGGAGGAAAAAATAATCAATGAGGTGAACAGGCTCTGCATCGGCCCCGCCGGCATCGGCGGAACCGTCACAGCTATTGATGCGCGCATAGAGGCGCGTCCCACTCACATAGCGGGAATGCCTGTCGCTGTGAATCTCTGCTGCCACGCGCTGCGCCACGCGCGTGGGACGCTTGACGGGAGATGCGAAAATGAGTGAGATAAAAAAGGTGACTCTGCCGCTTGACGACGATACGGCGGCCTCTTTGCGCGCAGGCGACATAGTTTTGCTTACGGGAAAGATTCTTGTCGGGCGCGACGCGGCCCACAAAAGAATTGCGGCAGCCCTGGCCGCCGGCGGCGCGCCGCCCTTTTCCATTGAAAATGAAATTATCTATTACGCGGGGCCGGCTCCTACTCCGCCCGGCGCAGTAATCGGCCCTATCGGCCCTACGACGAGCGGCAGGATGGACCCCTATACGCCTCTTCTTTTGTCGAAAGGGCTTCGCGGCATGATAGGCAAGGGGATGAGAAGCGGCGAGGTGCTTGAGGCCATCCGCCAGTACAAGGCCGTCTATTTCGGCGCCACAGGCGGTACGGCGGTGCTTCTTGCCGATTCCGTAAAGGCGTCGGAGAAGGTGGCATACGAAGATTTGGGCCCCGAGGCCGTGCTGCGCCTTACGGTTTGTGATATGCCGCTTGTCGTGCTTGCCGACTGCCACGGCGGAAACCTCTATGAAAGCGGCCCCGAAGAGGTAAGAAAAACATTTTTACAGCCCGGCGTATAGTGGTTTTTTGAAGCGCCGGCGCGCGTGTAAAATATGAATGGACGCGGCTATGCCCTCTTTTATCCGAAAGAGGGCCTTTTTATTGTATAATTTAGCTGGAATTGGGTGGGAACCTTTCTTCTTTGTTTTATATTAAAATTGCGGCGCGCACGAAGCGGCGCACCCTTTGCGGCGGTTCCCGTTTCCCGCAAATTTTATAATAAAGGGCTGATTATAAATGTCAAAGAGACAGCCTCTGATTTGGAACGCGCTTACGATATTCAGAAAGACCGTCTGCGCGCTGCCGCACGAAAGGGCCGTAGCGCTTGGCGGTTCTCTCGGAAGGCTTGTGGAAAGATTTACAAAGAAAAAATCGGCCGAAGCGCAGGCCCGCTGCGCGCGGATATTGGGACTCTCCGACGAACGCGCAAAGGAGATAGTGCGCGGGGTCTACGACCATTTCGGGCGCGCCGCAACGGAATTTGCGCGGATGCCGCTTATGGCGCCGGTAATGACGGAACTGGTCAAAACGGACGGCTACGAATATCTTGAGGCTGCCTTTAAAGAGGGCAGGGGAGTGCTGCTTGCGACGGCGCATATAGGCAACTGGGAATACGCGGCCTGTATGCTTGCGCAGCGTGGGCTGCCGATAAACGCACTGGGGGCCGATCAGCGCGACGACAGGATAACAGAGCTCATCCGCGAGCTTCGCGAGGCCGGAGGCGTGCACGCGCTGGGCAAGGCGAACG is a window encoding:
- a CDS encoding MFS transporter — protein: SLQCFMGGLGGMCATRPMAVAFGFFGWRPVFVALAFFCLAISALIWFSVPKYAAQAKTRHVGFMKLLLQMFSYFKDRRFWDAAAISTCAQAVMFSFLYLWIAPWMHDVAGMESREAEFYMMLAFFGTALGYLLNGILADFLKRRAGLSWERLYLLSGLLLTILLGLICAINGRAAAPLWGVVMFLCNMTMISFPIMRTLYAENEVGRVLSLLNFTIFLCSFLAQWFIGAVLECYPVTRAGFSPAGYQAAIAVIVALNAAGVLWYAYSMKRTKTA
- a CDS encoding fumarate hydratase → MSKIYHITADEVRKKVCELALMANMYLPEDVSCALREAKAAERSPLARSVYDEIIKNAELAAQKYMPICQDCGMAVLFINIGQDLHVEGGDVEAAVNDGVRDAYKSGSLRKSVVADPLIDRVNTGDNTPAVIHWRIVPGHSLDIAITPKGMGSENMSRIYMLKPADGAEGVIKAVVETVRLAGSNPCPPIVIGVGIGGNFETAPLAAKSALLRRCGERNPTPAYAEMEEKIINEVNRLCIGPAGIGGTVTAIDARIEARPTHIAGMPVAVNLCCHALRHARGTLDGRCENE
- a CDS encoding FumA C-terminus/TtdB family hydratase beta subunit codes for the protein MSEIKKVTLPLDDDTAASLRAGDIVLLTGKILVGRDAAHKRIAAALAAGGAPPFSIENEIIYYAGPAPTPPGAVIGPIGPTTSGRMDPYTPLLLSKGLRGMIGKGMRSGEVLEAIRQYKAVYFGATGGTAVLLADSVKASEKVAYEDLGPEAVLRLTVCDMPLVVLADCHGGNLYESGPEEVRKTFLQPGV
- a CDS encoding lysophospholipid acyltransferase family protein, yielding MSKRQPLIWNALTIFRKTVCALPHERAVALGGSLGRLVERFTKKKSAEAQARCARILGLSDERAKEIVRGVYDHFGRAATEFARMPLMAPVMTELVKTDGYEYLEAAFKEGRGVLLATAHIGNWEYAACMLAQRGLPINALGADQRDDRITELIRELREAGGVHALGKANDLKAMIKALQAGEIIAVPIDQDARRSGVLSPFLGSPASTPVGPAKLASKIGCAVIPCYSFRNADGVTFTTKFLPPMRGRSGEPFGENVQTSMDDLNAVLTKGILEHPAQWMWMYPRWESVERGCFDECGD